In the Ctenopharyngodon idella isolate HZGC_01 chromosome 21, HZGC01, whole genome shotgun sequence genome, CGCTGCATCAAGTTCTCCAGCAGTGATAGAGTGAGTTGAATTGTTTGGGTGTCACATTGATATTTTTTTGCCTTGGCATTACCTTTTTGaaactttcttctttctctcaCCTTCTAGAAGAAACAACGGGAATTTGAAGATTACATAAAGGACAAATACATCACAGCCAAAGCTGACTTCCGAACTCTCCTGAAAGAAACCAAATTCATCACGTATAGGTATacacattacttttattttaaaaaatgtgttcgttCAACAAAAAttcatattctgtcatcatttactcattctcatgtcTGTATGACAAGAAAACAGTATTACAtttttgggacaacatgagagtgaataaatgatgacagaatatttttatttgttaaaagttTAAATGTAACTAGCCCCATTAGTAACATTAATCATCTAGATTTTTAACTTTTCACTTCTCGTATTCTCTGCAGATCACGGAAGCTGATCCAGGAGTCAGACCAGCACCTGAAGGATATTGAGAAAGTCCTTCAGAATGATAAACGTTACCTAGTCTTAGACTGCGTCCCAGAAGAGCGCCGCAAACTCATCATGTTCTATATCGAGGACCTGGACCGCCGGGGACCCCCACCACCCCCAACTGCCTCTGAACCCAGCCGCCGCTCCACGAAGTGAAGCCGTAGTGGACTTCAAAGGACTGCGCATGAGCCAGCCTTGCTCTCATCACAGCACAGTGTTAAAGACATCATGTATTTTTGAAATGTTGGTGTTATCTTCTCAAACTGTGCAAGCTGACGCCCTGTACGGCCACTAGTTGTAGGCTAGCACAAGGCAAATTGTCAATCAACGAACTTGATTCGTCAGGCAGGGAATGCATTTGTACGTCACACTGCAGCCTCTTTTGAGCATCAATTGTAGCAGGCTAATATGACCGGTCAGTGCAGACCGTGTGTGGAATAAGTCATGTACCCTTGAGTACATGTGTATGTGAAAAGTTTCTTAGAGGTTTGATTTGGGCTTGTTGCTATATTTCTGTGTTGACtggaaataaatgcaacctttttttgttttttttagcagttgTTCTCATCTTGTCATTTTCTCTGTGCATGAAATCAAAGAATACAAAATGTTCCTCTtgatttttattagttttccccttttctttataaaattaGAACAAAAGCAGAACATTAGTACATTTGCTACATTGTTTTACACCATTCATTTGTTGCATCAATCAACCCTAAAGTTGGGGTTTGATGATGCATGCACCTTCATGAAGTAAATTGAGAAATGAAAATAAGCTGAAAAGTTGGACACCTCAGCACTCAGCCACAACAACATATTATCAAAGCCACCTGCATCCTCTGTCCTGCCAAGAGGCGAGAATCAGATGTAGGCTGAATACTAAATCATTTCCTCCCgctatcttaaagggatagttcacccaaaaatgaaaattgtcatttactcaccctcaggttttttttcaaacttgtatgagtttctttcttcttctgaacagaaaagatattttaaagaatgttagtAACCATACAtattgacggtagccattgacttccatattattttttttcccctactatggaagtcaatggctaccgtcaactgtgattaccaacattctttaaaatatcgtttgtgttcaacagaagaaaaacttcttttggtttggaacaacttgagggtgagtaaatgacaggattttcatttttgggtgaactatccctttaaggccctttcacatgACTCGTCAACATTCTCTACTGTACAGCATGGTGTCAAGCTAAAATGTTTCACGCAGATTTGACTTGGTGTTTAAGTTGAACTTTTGAAGCACATCCAATGATTACCATGTTTGAATAACATTACAAGAATGATGCCAGCAAGATGGAAGAGGCTGAACCTCTGCTCAAACGCATAACACATTCAAGttctttttgtttctttcaaaGCAAACAGCGTGACTTTTTTCTGCACTAggcaaaaatgcattttggttgctttcactatttttattttgtacatttcctcTTTCTTGCTACCTACAAACATCCTTCCATGATGGCATCTACAACGTTTCTCATAGCAGGTCGGGGTGCTTGAGAGATGTTCCCACACCCTGATATGAGTCGTGTGAAAGGGCCGTCAGCTACATTAAAAGTAAAAGGATCCTCTCTGTATTGCTGTGCATAACCAATAAACCTACAGAGAGGAAGAAGATTTGAAGTAATTATAAACAAAAGCAGTCCAACAGCCAGTGTCATTGTCCGTGGTTTGCAGTGCACCttcaagttttgttttgttagatTCAGTGCAGTACCAAATCTGCTGTAAAGGCAAAGCTCATCTAGATGTTCCTCACAAGTTCAATGCTAGTGAGTCCAGCCTTTCCACTCCCAGGCCATCTAGAGAAATTGCGCCTTTTGTTGCTGTGATGACTGGAGACATCTGCGCTACATGCTAGTTGACCTTGTCCTGAAATATGTAGAGGTTGTTGGTGGCAGCCACAGCGATGATGTTCTCGTGGGGGTGCCATGCAGTGTGTAGGATCTTCTTACTGAAGTCCAGACTGTCTACACTGATTTCGTCTTTCCGACGCTTGCCGCCAACACAAACTTTGCGTGGCTTGAGGATGGCTCTGGGTTTGCTGTTCTCCCGAGAGGCCTCGAGAGTCACATCACGCTTAGTGTTCCGATCGAACATACGGAAGAAATTGTTGTAAGAGCCTGTCATTAGGACACTAATGGGAAagaaaaaatgacaattattaGTTCTTATTACCTGATATCAGCACCATACGGTCCAAAATCAATTCGGAAAACCTGGTGTGacgggtgtccaatcctgctcctggaaggCCACCTTCTAttagagttttgctccaaccctaattaaacatcTGAACCACTAATCAAGGTTTTCAGAATTACTTGAATGTTCCAGGCTAGAGCTAAGCATTGGAAAGTGGACATCCAGGAGAAGGACTGGACACATCTGTTTTTGACAAACCTGTCAGTTCCATTCCAGACACATTCAAACTTGTCGAAGATGCAGTCATTTTCGTACAGTGAGCATAGCTTACTCCTAAGGTAGTCATGGACCTGTCAAAAAAGAACCGAAAGCACAGATGATCAATAACTTTTTGAGTATTTTACCGAAAATACGTCATCATAAACCCATAATGACTGTAGTCATGGTCTAATCTGCAGAGCCGGTACCTGGTAGGTTTCCAAAGGCCTGTTCTCCATGTTGACGTCCCACACCTTCACTGTGAGATAGTCACGAGTCATCAAGTAGCGTCCACTGTGGCTGAATTTCACATCTGAGATGGAGGAGATGATCTCCGAGAAGAAGGAGCGATTACTGGGGTCTTCTGGTTCCTCAAATACTGATAGGGAGAAACAAGGATACAGGTGAGTAAATATTTCAGGAGCAGAGTTGGGGCCTTGATCTTGTGGTCTTTGGCTCGCCACACACTCTAAGATTTTAAGCCCAATTTTGGGCCTGATTTGCAACCTCCAACGATCTGGGGGTGTAGCCCAATTCAAGCAAACGACTTTCTTGTCCAAAAAATCCTCAATTGTGTGGtgtcattatgattattttactGCTCCCAATCGCGTCAAAGCCCGCACAATCCCAAATCTTGATCGGGCTGCCTCTGACGTGATACCAGCAAAAGCCAATGAGAGCGAGCAAGCTTCACTAACCAGATGTTGCGTGCTTCTATAGCTGAAACTTGGCAACTTCTCAATACTCACGAAAGTGGAGTATTGAGAAAGATCACCCATagtcttttttcctcttttgtttttcttcccgTAAAAACAAAACTCAAGCCAGGAGAACCAGCTGATGACGTTGATCGTTTGCTTTTCTTAATTCACGTTTGATCTCATGAGTTTCTGTGAGATCTCGTCTCACTGTGAAAATGTTTACAATCAACAGGCGTGTGTGGTGTCATGGTCCGGACGAATCTTCTAGTGTGTGCATTCAGAGgattataatgctaaaaatcaGTTGAAACTGCCCTTATGTCTGTTTTCTCCCACAGTTTTAAAATCGGTTAAGATTTGAAAATCATCTAGtgtagggtgaccatatgtgccattttcccaggacgcgtcctgtccaggatttctaagttgcataaaatgtcccagttttggttttgttttcatatttgtggaaggtaatgactgaaaaataatttgaccaatAGCGTGCATTATACATAATCGATCAATCGTGGCTTGCGAGAAGGCTGGATCTACAGAGAACggtcaaagcattgcaaatacgacaacattttaatgcattgcatgaAGACTGTCAATAAGAACAGTGGCTTGCACAGACCTCCGTGTAGAAATCGTGTTCCTAAATCACGTTCCGGGGGCACATAGGTATGACCACTTTCACGATTAAAGAGGCAAGGGTTCAAGCCATTTTAGGcaatttagaaatcctggacaggacgcgtcctgggaaaatggcacatatggtcaccctaatCTAGTGTGTGGCCAGCCTTAGTCTTGAGACCTCTCATGGCCTTTGTCTGGATCACATTACTTGGAGTCTGGGTCTGGATCTTGGTGTAGGTTTAAGACAGGGGTGCCAAACTCCATtcctacagagtttagctccaacacacATACCTGTAGTTTTCAAATAACTTGAGACTTGATTAGGACTTAATCAGGTACATTTAGTTAAGGTTGAACCTGTGGCCCTCCTTCGACACCCCTGGGTTAGGGTCTAAGATAAGACTGCAGTCATTTTCAGTGTCTTAAAGGTTATAATTACCTCAACCACAGGCCAGCATGACATTTTAACTTTTACAGATAATTTGCATGAATCCCATGGCTCCAAATGGTCACCTAGCTACAGTGTCCTATGCTGTTCGAaattgccccctataccctctTTCCCTACATTACTTCagtaatatagtccacttgaaggagtgaataaAAACGAgcgagtgaattcagacactaaatgcaccggaagggctgctgcttttgcatagtttgtgcgtGCTGTTTaacaatcatttgaaacttaacAAACTGACAGCTCCAGTAGTAGatgtacagttgcaagaaaaagtatgtgaaccacttgcagaatctgtgaaaatgttaagaattttaacaaaataagagagatcatacaaaatgcatgttatttttttatttagtactgtcctgagtaagatattttacataaaagatgtttacatataatccataagacaaaaaaatagctgaatttattaaaataaccccatccataagtatgtgaaccactgattcttaatactgtgtgtggttacctggatgatctacgactgtttgtttgttttgtgatgcttgttcatgagtctcttgtttgttctgagcagttaaactgagctctgttcttcagagaaatcctccaggtcctgcagattcttcagttttcaaggattttttgcatatttgaaccctttacagcagtgactgaatgattttgagatccaacttttcacactgaggacaactgagggactcaaacacaactattaaaaaaggttcaaacattcactgatgctccagaaaaaaacatgatgcattaatagatggggggtgaaaacatttggaatttgaagatcaaggtaaattgtatttaatttgtcttccgggaaacatgcaagtattttctgttgcttccgaagggcagtactaaatgaaaaaaaaaaaatgatattcaaatgaAATAAGAAGAATTctgacctcttcatcctgttcaaaagttttcacccccccgACTCTTagtgcatcgtgtttccttctgaagcatcagtgaatgtttgaaccttttttaatagttgtgtttgagtccctcagttgtcctcagtgtgaaaagatggatctcaaaatcattcagtaacTGTTGTAaagagttcaaatatgcaaaagatggtggaaaactgaagaatttttgggacctggagattttttctgaagaacagagctcagtttaacggttcagaacaaacaagggactcatgaagaaccatcacaaaacaaacaaacagtcgtagatcatccaggtaaccacacacagtattaagaatcaatggttcacaaacttttgaactgggtcattttaataaatacagctattttttgtctaatggattatatgtaaacatcttttatgtaaaatatcttactcaggacagtactaaataaaaaataacatgcattttgtatgatctctcttattttgttaaaattttgcacattttcacagattctgcaagtggttcacaaactttttcttgcaactgtatcttgaactctgtcatggaaactatgtataaaccttaattaaacaactTAATAATCACTTAAAAAAGAATTTATAACTCTATGACATTAtgctgtagccacattggaccagcggtttggaaaatggatggatgatttagctgcgggcgccatcttctggcaaGATGTGGGAATTCATCCGGCACGTGACTCTCAAAGTGCATCATGGGTATtttctagccgttgagcgtacATCAGTTATACACtcattgcggtgcattgtgggattgaatgagtgtaCACgatatggtttcggacacccgtagaaatggctgtcccctcaaatattTTTGGACACAGCCCTAGTGTTTGAAAATGACATCTGCTATCCAATCCTGCTCCTTGAAGGCCTCCTATGTTTCCCTAATcaaactcatcagctcattaatAGAGACTCTGAAATGGTTGTGCCAGACAAATGAGACATCCAAAAGGTCTGGTCGTGACTCAAACTCTGGGAAATTTCATACTGGCTTAAACATTTTTGGTTTAAATCAAGACCTTGAGAAAAATACCAAATGCCTGCAACAAGTTAGCAGACTCAATGAACAGCTCAACTCagacaaaagataaaaaaatttaaaaaaaaaactacaaagacTAAGTGAACTCACATTTAGAGTGGTTGTCACAAAGTGCGGAGGTTCTCATGTCGCACAATCTTATGGAGCCCTTGCTGCTACTGTAGACAAAGGTGTTGCACTGGTTAGGGTGAAACTCAGCCGCTGTGATCACCTCGGTCAGTTCTTCCATGTTGGCTGGCTTTATGTCCACAATATCTGAGTAGGCAGAGTGAAGGATCCACAATCCTACATTTCACACACTCGAAGCATATTCCCCATGAATCATCAAATCCCTTTCAATAAATGTCCTGCTTGATTCATGTGTCTGGCTCTATATATAGTGGATTGCTTCAGATATACATTTCCCAAATAACTGGATGAAATGGCTTACAAAAAGGTAAATCTGCAATCTTTCAGGCTAAATTTCTCCCAGGAGAATCTGATATCTGTGCTTTCAGAACTGGCTTATATCAAAACGTCCAATAAAAGAGCTCCAGGAGCCATACATATAGGATTACATCCATCTGTTTGGTCTTGAGTAGTGACAGGTTATCCATCACGACATGCTGCGAGGATCATACTTTTACAGTGTGACCTTTGGCAAATGACAGGCTTTCTCCAACTCTCTTGAGCGACTCCACAGAATCACCCATACAGACGGTCCACAAACTCTTCATCTCAGCTCTGCAGGGTCCTTGAGAACGGTAATCAATAACGATCAATAGAGATGCGTGCCTGTGTAAGCTGGACACTATTTACCTTTGGGAGGGCGAAGCAGGGGTCAGGATTAGTGGCGGACACTTGATAAAGGGTAATGGGCGTAATGTACATCACAGAGGTGTTATCTGTCAGAATTAAGTGACAGCAGAGGCAGTCTGCAGGTGGTTTATTGGGTTTGTTTGCTGGTTTAGCTGAATCCTTTTGTTCTTCATTTAGTAACAAAAGCCTGTATGTATTTATTGTGTCTGGATACAAAGTGACTTTTgggaaaataaagcaataaggtaGGGCATTACAGGGCTTCAGACTGCGACTATTTTTCCTGCTGCTGAAACAAAATTTTTGTTAGCAGGCGCGCTGGCGCAACCACTGCAGCGTTGACCAACATCAAATGGCAAAAGAAATGAAAGCAGAATGAAACTGCGCTACTCATTTGTGCTCACGGCATGATCTCAGTCACACGACACTGTTACTACACAGCGCTGAGAGATCCAGTGCAGTGAAGAAAGCATTTAATTTCGCCACAGTATTAATAACATCGCAGCGAGATCTAGTGAGAAGCATTCAAATTCGATGCAGAGTTCTCCGTTATTAACCGTAGATATCAGATCAAACGGCACTGACGTAGAAACCAGgagaaacatgaatgaacaagtTATAGAAGGCTTTCAGtccacaaatcaccaacattcaccatggatttaatgtagtaacACTAACTGTAACCATGGAATTGTGGCAGGAATAGTCAAATGCTTTCAAgtaaagtttctttttttttaattaatatttagaaattaTGAATGATAATGCTGCCCTCAATCTGGAGCCTTgtacacttaaaataaaaaaacatattgtaatttttgtaaGTTAAGTCTATTTATTACTAAGGCATTTGTCAGTAATACAGTCAAAATggggaaaaatgtaaataggGGTTGATTTAAAGTGTGCCCCTAAATTTTCTGCTTGTGCTCCTAAAATTTTCAGTAAGTGGCTACAGCGTTCCTAGTAAAAAAAGTTAGTGAAGCCCTGCATTACCGTGATTTTACTATGGTTGAGGAATGCTGTGATATATGATGCAAAAAGGCTTAACTTTTATAATATTGCATTTTGCATCAATTCTTCCATCAAGATACAGGCCTATAGTTCATTAGCCAAGCTGTATGtgttatatatatgtttacTTGGAACATTACTTAAAGTATTCAATTTTTACAATTTGAATCTTCTAATAGGTCTCCGGTTCAAAGCCTGGCTGAGCAAGGAGGCCTTTCTGTCTGGAGTCTGGATGTTCTTCCTGTGCTGGTGTGGTTTCCTCCAGGTTAGACTGGAAACAATAAATTGCTTGGAGGtttgagtgtgaatgtgtgtctgTTTCTGTTAGCTATGTAATGGATTGGCCATCGGTCCAGGGTGTTTCCCTCACTTCGCCCCGAAGTGCTGGGATAGGCTCCAGCAACCCAGTGACCCCACATAGAACAAGCTGTTTAGAGAACGGAAAGATAGACTGTTCTAATTTGATGTTAAAGCTTAAACTATTTACTTTATAGCCAAATAATTGCTTCTGAAAAAGGTAAAAGTTACCATCATTGAAATTAATTATCTCAATTCTTTACAtacaatgacaaaaaacagAGACCCAAAATTTTTCAGACATGCAACCATCTGAGATTGTCGTCGACCATCTGAGTGTAAAAGGATACTAAAGCTTCGGTTTGTGATCTCCAAGTTCCACAGGTTGATCCTCAGGTCATCTGTGGACATGTATGTTTCATTGTCACTGTTGACCGAGATGGAGTTGATGTGATAGGTGTGAGCATTAGAGAAAATGCGACGAGGTGTTGCCTCCACCATCAAGTCCATGGGTCTCAACACAGGCACCTGAGAAGAGGTGGAAGAGACATTGTtaggaaaagagagagacaaagaaaGGAAATAATATCAATATTTGCAGCAAATACTGAGAAGCAGGAAGGTCCTTGGTTCAAGTCCCACTGAACTCCAGTTTCGACAAAGATCAAAAGACATACAGGATAAGTGAATTGGAGAATAGACTTTgcaagagtgaatgtgtgtgttagCTCTGTGATAGACTGCCCGTCCATTCAGGGTGTTTCCCTGCATTTGGCATGAGACGCTGGGATAGGCCCCAGCATCCTTGTGATTCAACATagggtttggaaaatggatggaaatCCTTCCCATTAGTGAATGACTATATCAGTCAAACTGATTAATCTGTCCAAATTTAGCCTGCTcaattttttgctttaaaatatatgataGTTAGGGTGACCAGATGTCCTGTTTTTCCTGGGACAGTTCCAtatttcagctctatttttaATGTCCCGACCTTCATCTTTCCTAAAATTTCTCTATTGCTGAGTGATAGAGCAAGTAGTAGTCTTCTGTCACGCGAGAATAGCCTAATTAAAGATTAGCCAATCACATCATAGTATATTTTGGAGAACAAAATTACTATCCAATCATAATTCTGTGTTTCAGTGATGGAGAGTGCTGAGGAGATCAAGTTGAATGCGAAGATGAACCAAGTGAATTAACATTCGTGGAGATTGCTTTTTCATTGCTCACGAAGGCAGCGCCAACATTACACAGCATATGCatggaaaaaaatcatgtggACAATATAATACTGTCAAGGGTATTAGTTGCATTCTCTAGATGCAGTTGAAACCGATTTTTTTTGCAAATCTGTTACTatttttggtcccactttatattaggtggccttaacaaagactatagaataacacaaggcgcgtcactcgtattattatgaatgggagaaagtgcaatgtgcaatatggcggaataagtcctgccttctaaataagagccaaccggcgattggtaaagtcattgcatcactgcagcggccgttagaagctccggtttctatagaaacagtcagacgcgcgcctccaaaatgaggcacaagagacgcgcatttaggacagCGCATGCGCATTAGGTTGATCCAgactgaaaaatacagttttttgtcatgattcgagcgtttagaaacaaaatttatgagacagttgtcagatttcattggtgatttcaaatatgaaatttaatcgaaagcttggcaaacagctttggagaatttgatgtttccccattcaaagagataggagctgcacttggattcccgagatttcaaagatggctgccgagtgaaatgacttgtcttaaagggactttggcctTAACTATTATGTTAACtactgcacccatggtacggcagcaaagttccttgattattgaatatattattggaatgagagtatagttcctagccatatcagcctagaaaatcgcaacttttcattttccgtcggtcttagtacacgatgtaactacagaagagtcaagttttaaataggaaaaatattgaaactctttggtcatttttgagcgagattctaacggtctaatcagattcaatgaactatgctaaaagtggtaccgccagacccggagatcggctgaatggattcgaaaacggtaaaactcaactgtttaactctaggggagttggaaaatgagcctattttcaaaaaaagtggagagTTCCTTTAATGCTAACGGGCCGGATGCGGCCCGCGGGTTGCCTGTTGAGTACCCctggtgtaagggatgggtcaacagtgtaattataaatgtaattacataaattaattacaggtatttttttaaaatacaactacactgtaaaaacatgaatgtacacaataagtgcattgtatcaaatgattaatttaaatgtaagtacatagtactTAAGGCcaactaatataaagtgggaccttaTTTTTTGTATTCTAGCTCTGCTGGAACCAATCATCATGCAGGCCGAAAcctaaacattttataaattggaACTACATAGGTCATCGGTTACCCTGTCCTCCAAATATTGGTATCTACTTTACACACTGACCAATGAAAAACGCTTTTTATCATACAACATATGTTATTGTTATTTGCTCTGTAAAAAACACAGATACCATACAGCACCTGGAGCTGAAATAACAGAGATGGTCTTTTGTTCTCAAATTACTCGCCCACACCTGGATCCGACCGACTCCTAAATACACTGTCAAGATCTGAAAATGTGTGGAGTATATCTCCCACAATGCAGTGTGGTAATAGGAAGCACAGGTCTACCATCTCTTTAATGATGACTAATCTAAGTGCTCATTCTCCTACATGTGCTTCACGGGAGGGGTACTGCGTCGCAGTCAGTGTCCGACTCCCTGTGAGGTTTTTCATATGCGCAGCCCTCCACTAATGACAGAAGTGGCACGGCAGACATGTCCTACTCACTACAGAGATGAGGAACGCTCATCATCGAGCAGTGGGAGGTGGAGGAGGGGCACACGCTACCAAGGCAGGTCATTATCACCTAACACATGGGAACCCCATCTTTTATTTCCGTTAAAGAATGGGGGTGGGGTGAGGGATGTCCTATTGTTGATGTATACctttgaaatacattttctacagcctttaacatttataattcattttacataaaatatgtgaaagcagttatttcacaaaaaaaaaaggttgggcTACTCTgacaaatttaattttcatgtcacatttcacactaaatagaaaaaaattatacctttctttaagaaaataaagcattttttggagaattcgttttttttttttcattgtgactATAATTTGGTCCTTCAGATTTCCGGTATGTCCTCTACTACCCTACATGTGctttcaataataaaattagCCCATGGAGCATAGCGTCATGAATTCAGCTGACAGGACCAATCGAGACTGATTGAAGCTATTATCTCTCAATCAAGCGTTAATTAAGTTTGACTGCTGGGATATTCAGTCACTAATGATAAGAGGGGGTTGGATATGTGGGTACACTATATTAACACATTATACATTATTCATATCTTTAGCATTGCTGATTTAATGTTAATACGGAAATCATAAATCAGCATGGATTCTGAGAGAATATGTGGAGTAGtacaataaatatgtatttttctttcAGCACAGACCATTGCTGGCCTACTTATTTCTTAAAAACACAGAACAGGgtagcgtttcccaaaagcatcgtaagcctaagttgatcgtagctcCACTGCCACCAATGgagctacgatcaacttaggcttacgatgcttttgggaaacgctacCCAGAACGACACAGTTATGTTAAACTGATTGATTTTAATGATTGTTAATGAATTCAGGCATACTACTCTTTTCACATACAGTGCAAGAGAGCCGCTTTGTGCTGCACAAATGTGTCTTCCATG is a window encoding:
- the ppp2r2bb gene encoding protein phosphatase 2, regulatory subunit B, beta b isoform X1; this translates as MKCFSRYLPYIFRPPSSLLSSSCHTEADIISTVEFNSTGELLATGDKGGRVVVFQREQESKNQPHRRGEYNVYSTFQSHEPEFDYLKSLEIEEKINKIRWLPQQNAAYFLLSTNDKTVKLWKISERDKRPEGYNLKDEDGRIRDPTTITALRVPVLRPMDLMVEATPRRIFSNAHTYHINSISVNSDNETYMSTDDLRINLWNLEITNRSFNIVDIKPANMEELTEVITAAEFHPNQCNTFVYSSSKGSIRLCDMRTSALCDNHSKLFEEPEDPSNRSFFSEIISSISDVKFSHSGRYLMTRDYLTVKVWDVNMENRPLETYQVHDYLRSKLCSLYENDCIFDKFECVWNGTDSVLMTGSYNNFFRMFDRNTKRDVTLEASRENSKPRAILKPRKVCVGGKRRKDEISVDSLDFSKKILHTAWHPHENIIAVAATNNLYIFQDKVN
- the ppp2r2bb gene encoding protein phosphatase 2, regulatory subunit B, beta b isoform X2; amino-acid sequence: MDEEIDTRKINNSFLRDHNYATEADIISTVEFNSTGELLATGDKGGRVVVFQREQESKNQPHRRGEYNVYSTFQSHEPEFDYLKSLEIEEKINKIRWLPQQNAAYFLLSTNDKTVKLWKISERDKRPEGYNLKDEDGRIRDPTTITALRVPVLRPMDLMVEATPRRIFSNAHTYHINSISVNSDNETYMSTDDLRINLWNLEITNRSFNIVDIKPANMEELTEVITAAEFHPNQCNTFVYSSSKGSIRLCDMRTSALCDNHSKLFEEPEDPSNRSFFSEIISSISDVKFSHSGRYLMTRDYLTVKVWDVNMENRPLETYQVHDYLRSKLCSLYENDCIFDKFECVWNGTDSVLMTGSYNNFFRMFDRNTKRDVTLEASRENSKPRAILKPRKVCVGGKRRKDEISVDSLDFSKKILHTAWHPHENIIAVAATNNLYIFQDKVN
- the ppp2r2bb gene encoding protein phosphatase 2, regulatory subunit B, beta b isoform X3, translating into MHLLEEDQGRCVKADIISTVEFNSTGELLATGDKGGRVVVFQREQESKNQPHRRGEYNVYSTFQSHEPEFDYLKSLEIEEKINKIRWLPQQNAAYFLLSTNDKTVKLWKISERDKRPEGYNLKDEDGRIRDPTTITALRVPVLRPMDLMVEATPRRIFSNAHTYHINSISVNSDNETYMSTDDLRINLWNLEITNRSFNIVDIKPANMEELTEVITAAEFHPNQCNTFVYSSSKGSIRLCDMRTSALCDNHSKLFEEPEDPSNRSFFSEIISSISDVKFSHSGRYLMTRDYLTVKVWDVNMENRPLETYQVHDYLRSKLCSLYENDCIFDKFECVWNGTDSVLMTGSYNNFFRMFDRNTKRDVTLEASRENSKPRAILKPRKVCVGGKRRKDEISVDSLDFSKKILHTAWHPHENIIAVAATNNLYIFQDKVN